GTCCAGTTCTGGAAGGCGTCGCTCTCGTGTCCTTCCCCCTCGGAGTCCCTGGAGCGGGGCACGGCTCGCACCGGACCCGGCGGATGGGTTCTGGGGTTCTGCTGGGATCCTGAATGATGGGAGCGTTTGTGTTTAGGGGTGCTATGGTTAGACTCGTACTCGTCCTCCGAGGTGGAGGCGTAGTCTGAACCCTTCTGACGCCTCCTGGAGCCTTGGCCCAGGAAATTGGGAATGAGGAGCGTTTGGTACACCAAGTCATCAGAGGAtgggagagaaaacaaaaaaaaaaaaaaaaaagcaagaggagagagagatgtgagAAGACACCCGAAAAACCAACAACCACTTCCCATTCGTCAATGGGGATCAAAAGAGCTCAAGAAGATTGTTAATGCCATTAGAGCTGGACGAGTTTTCCAATGTTGGGATATTTAACAGTTAAGAGAATAAACTTAACTCCTCATGTAAAACATAGCTAGTCCTCAGTGACAGAAAACCtaaaaatgagttaaaataaTTCTTGTAAGCTTGAGCGTCGTGTTCTTAGAACGCCATTTTACGTGCAAAAGACACCATATGACGCCCCTTCCAGcgcatgttaaaataaaaagtcattttagaaataaaagcaaaaaaaacccatgaaAGTTCAACTGTTGTTGTGTGAGAATGAatgcacatttaacatttttagaatagTGTTTAACGCACAAGATGCTGAAAAACGTCAATGTACATCAAGCACATGTTTGCGAaatcatttagaatttaaatgttCTTGACGGTTAATAAAGAGATTGTTACTTAAATTGCgttttagttacattttcaaGATGTTAATTtcaaagtttagtttttttttcttatcgtcCAGCCCTAAATCCTGTtaggaatatttattttaattttcacaatatACCTGTTAAATTTTTAGTATGATAATCTGGTCATCTAAAACATCAGATATTAGTACAATTTCGTGGTCTTGTTAGTTGAAGATGGTCATTGGCGTGgttgtgtgaaaaaaataaataaataaaaaaatccacacaAATCAAGTCAATGAGTTCAGGAGGAATCGTTCAGAGACAGTGAAAGAACTATTTTATATCAGAAtcataattttgttgttttcgaAGCTCATCTCTCTGATAAATGGATGGTAagccaaaataaaatcaatttttgcCTAACCTCTGACCAAACTTCTGCAAATCTTACAAGCATACTCAGAACCCATGATACTCACTGGCAGTGCTACTGGCGTATTTGGCACTGCTTGAGCGACCGCGGATGATTGGCTGTCTGTTCGCGGCGTTCGAAACCTTACGCAGAAGAGCCTTAGGATCTGGCACTGAAGCTTTCCGCACGGAGCTGCTTGACTCGGTGCTACGGTTTGAGAAACCGGTCCGGCTCGTGGAAGACTCCGTATCACTGGGTGTGTTGAAGGAGCCGGTCCTTTTCCTGGGAAGAGCCAAAATGTCCAACCGAGAAAGCTTCTTGCTCTCCTGAGCACCTCGAATGTTTGCCGAGGGGTTGGCGTCGGAGTTTTGAGACGTCCGATCGGTTTCGGTGCCTTCGTTGTCAGAGGCTTCACCCAGACGGGCACGGCGAAGCATTGAAGCCCTTGTCGGTTTCGGAGCAGAGAGGCTATTGGAGCGAGCTAGAGCATTGTTCAATTTTGATTTGCTCGTGCCATCCTTCTGAAGAGGGACAGTGTACTTTTTGTAAGGTTGGGAACTTGATTCTTGGTCGGAGACGACGTCTGGCCAGTGCCGTGTAGTGGAATTTGGAAGATCTTGCCCAAAGTCTTGAGAACTAAGGTTTCGACGGAGTTGAAAACGCTTGCTTGGGTCTACCTTGCCATTGCTGTTCTTAATCCCGGATTGGCATGATGGATCACCAGAAGTCTTAGGTTCTCTGGAACCTCTTAAGAGTCCTCTGAGGACCACTGGCTTCTTGGGAACAGAAACTAAAGCATTTTTCCCACTGATTGTACTAGAAGTGTCCGATTCTCCAGAGAAGGAGTCCTCTATATGGGAGCGACCGTTGTTGTcttgctgctgtttttgctCCAGAAGCTTTGCTTCCAGAGATGCTAGAACGTCCTCGGTGTCTTTGAGGTAAGACTGAGTGTCTTGTTTGCTTATACCTTTAAAAGCATCTTTACTAGAGAGCTGACTAGATATCTGAGGCAATCTGGACAAGTGGATGTCGCTGCTGGCCCTTTCTTTGGTGTAACTTTCTTGTCTAACGATGGACACTAAATTCTCTCCAACAGAGTCATCTGGTTGATCGATGCTGGGTGGTGAACAGTCGCTCTTGCTAAGTTTGCCATGTTGTCGGGTTAATGTCGCTGTGGAGAACTTGGGAGTCGAATCCTGGTCTTCTTGAGTGGTCTTCACAGACCGGTTCCACATCTTCTGGGTTGAATCAGGAGTCTTTCTGCATTGCTCAACTACAGAGCCATCATCGGATTTGCTGGCATCACTTAGGCTGTCTGGATCTAGATCATCCTGGACGCTTAGTTTCTGCGGATCCCACTTTTGCTTTTGAACCTGTGAACTCTTTTCCACACCGGGCAGGTATGTCTCCGTTTGGATGTGTATTGCTGGCGGTGGGGTCTCGATTTTTTCCTTAGAAGGAACCTGAGGAAGAACTCGTCTTGATCTGCCGCTTTGGCCTGTTTCTAAAGAGTCAGCACTTCGATTAAGCATAACCTGGTGGATGATTCTTTCACcagcttaaaaaaagaacaaataggATAAATGAAATATGCTAGCAAAGACAAAAGCTAAGAACACTATTGAGCCAAACAAGGTACTATACCTCCGGCGGAAAGATCAACTTGTGTTGGGATCTCGAAGAGTCCTGAAGCAGGACCAGAGTCTGAATAGGTATCAGCCAAACTGGCCCAGCGAGAAACCCATCTAGTGCCTCCGGGCGTTAATTTCGTCATCGACTGTATCTGTAGAAACGAGCAAACTAATTAAATGCTAACTCTTACTACAATATAGCTCTTTCAAATGGTCATGTTTTTTGAAGTGGAGATATTTTCACTTCAGTTTTTCTTTAGTGTCCAGAATTGCTAATtaaaccaaattaaataatttctttgatacgtttcatttaaaagaattgATTAAATTGTTCTTCATTTCTTAACTTTCGTATTTTTTccaattattttcatataacgTAAAATGCTATACGAAACATGCTATATCTTGccttgtcattttaattatcgGTTAGAAATCTGTTAATTAAACATCAATGTAGTAGTGACCGAGTATAATCCAGAATACCTCAGAGCAGCGACGTGGGAAGTTTAATCTATGAAATCTCATCAATGTACCAAATGAAAATATCTCAACCATCAGGCCTGATTCAAATCACCCATCCATAATCATCCAAAAGCAGGAAAGAGTCAAAAGACATCAAGCCTTAACAAAAAGCTTCGAGAAGATCCCCAAGAAAGATCCAAAGCACACTGAAAACGGTGTAGACTGCGTTGATTGAGTGATTGACAGATAGATCTACTGATGACCATATCCGGAGGGAGTTTACCTGTACAGGACCCTTGGCTGTGTCACTAAGTTCTGTTGAGTATTGACCCAGTTTTGGGCCTGAGCTATTTTCACTGAGTAGAAGACTATCATGACCCTCAGTGACACCAATTATAGGATTAACTGTTGCTGCTGCTGAGGTTTGGCTGTTGTCGCCAACACCAAACACCTGTTAATGATAAAGCATGCATGAATACGTCTGTTCTCAATTGCCTGGAACTCCTCGACTCTTGACTGATTAAATCGTGTAAAAGAGGCGGTCGACCGTTATAATTTTTTGCAAGCGATAATGATATTAAGCGAGTGGTCGATGGGGATATGAAGCTGATTTATAGGATATTGTAACACTTTAGGACAGCAAAAAGACATGCACAAGAATTTCCCAAATTAAAtccatttgcattttatataataatttactaaattatataatttgaaaatgaatatgaaagaaaataatccgtaaaaaaaaatacatctgtaaaacaaacagattttaCATGGCAGAATaacaagtcaaaaaaaaaaaaaaaaaaaaaaaaaatgccctatcagcaaacaaaacaaaagtaaaccAGTCAACTACTATTCAAAACGCACTAGAAATGAGGTAAAATTCAAGCATCAGGGTTTGCAGTGCATATCAGCCAGACAGGAAAAACAATTAACAGCAGAtgccaatattaaaaaaaaaaaaatatagatatatatatatatatatatatatatatatatatatatatatatatatatatatatatatatatatatatatatatatatatatatatatatatatatatatatatacacagcagTTAGCCGCTATTCAAGACGCAAATGAAATGTGGTAAAATACTAGCATCAGgatttacaaaaaattattaaaaaataaaatatgagagAATATATTGGTCAACCAGTATTCTAAATGCATCAGCCAAACTAAATCACAAAGGGCCAAAGCAAATGCTGATATATCGGTTGACCACTCTAAAGGTGAACTGAGGTAAAATACTAGAGGAAGCGAAATGgaattgaaataatgttttgtaataatacATTGTGTTTGCGGTCTCTTTAGCCGTTTGAATCTGATATCAAGTACCTGATCGATCAGGCTCCGTGCCTCCACAACCTCTTTGTCTGGACTTTCAGCTTCCACGGTGTAGGTACCTGCATCACTTAAACTGTCCTCCTCTTCCTGCTGCTTGGGAACCAATGGTTTGTCCGTACGGTCGTCTTCCTTGGGTGCAGAGGGAGATTTGTTTGACTGATTCACTGTATGAGATGCAGCAGGAAAACTCTGCGGCACCGAGGACCTAGCGTTCGAAGGCGAGGCCTTCACCCAAGTGGGGTCCCACGCGGGAGCAGAACTGGTTTTCGATACCCTAAGCAACTCCGCAGCAAAGTCCTGCGACAGTTTGGATCTTCGGCCGACGCTGCCGAACGTTTTAGCCGAAGAGCGGGAGCTGAAGTCAGACGTGCTCAAACGGACTTCGCTCTTCTCCCGCCGGAAGGATCCGGCCCGCTGAGGACCATCTGAACCTTTCAGGGGAATCGTGAACTGCTGAGTGGGTGGATTATGGCCGGATGGCGATGACCGCTCTCCAACTTTCCGTTTGTCTAACTTGCTTTTGAGAACAGACTGGAAGTCGGGAGAAGACATGTTATTGGAGAACGACTGCGAGCGTTTTTTCCGTTGCGTATCGTCGAAGAACTCGATCACAAAAGCTTGCTGGGGATCCGATTTGCCTTGGCTTTTTGGAGTGTAGTTAGTTGGGTAATCTTCTCCTTCCAGTTGTTGATTGATCATTTGTGATTCATCCGGTTCTTCAAAATCAGGGTCTTCATGATGGTGTGCTTCTAGAAATATAAAGTTAGAGGTCAATATTTAACCTACAGATATATTtgaaaactatataatataatacaatataaatgctaaaactataaatattatttttttatgaaatacattttttttaattcatacgaaattaaaataaatatatttatttaagttgtagaattttttttagttatgccattcattcatgaatgtgtaatttaacgttttcatttaatacgtaaattaaagtatattaataa
This sequence is a window from Puntigrus tetrazona isolate hp1 unplaced genomic scaffold, ASM1883169v1 S000000528, whole genome shotgun sequence. Protein-coding genes within it:
- the cep170ba gene encoding centrosomal protein of 170 kDa protein B isoform X1; the protein is MSVTSWFLVSSSGTRHRLPREMIFVGREDCELMLQSRSVDKQHAVINYDASTDEHLVKDLGSLNGTFVNDLRIPDQTYITLNLSDVIRFGYDAHIYILERSQHRVPEEALKHEKYTSQLQLGQETPETKKHVQTDEKRRNSDAFRVKSDKTERKIITDPSVSRPTPLYGQPSWWGEDDEDKAQRCDPSAQEPHTENHADGTKRELCASPDELHDGQGKSAYPYRKEPSYFEIPTKEIHSKGKAASQEVQEIPTKDTDHKKPPAASPVVQGHASFTIEFDEQTPGKMKIKDHVSKLSIRPHRNPRTPSKESIARLTEVMSVENKVADWLVQSDATMMKSLEEQSGSDELLNKTFKEAHHHEDPDFEEPDESQMINQQLEGEDYPTNYTPKSQGKSDPQQAFVIEFFDDTQRKKRSQSFSNNMSSPDFQSVLKSKLDKRKVGERSSPSGHNPPTQQFTIPLKGSDGPQRAGSFRREKSEVRLSTSDFSSRSSAKTFGSVGRRSKLSQDFAAELLRVSKTSSAPAWDPTWVKASPSNARSSVPQSFPAASHTVNQSNKSPSAPKEDDRTDKPLVPKQQEEEDSLSDAGTYTVEAESPDKEVVEARSLIDQVFGVGDNSQTSAAATVNPIIGVTEGHDSLLLSENSSGPKLGQYSTELSDTAKGPVQIQSMTKLTPGGTRWVSRWASLADTYSDSGPASGLFEIPTQVDLSAGAGERIIHQVMLNRSADSLETGQSGRSRRVLPQVPSKEKIETPPPAIHIQTETYLPGVEKSSQVQKQKWDPQKLSVQDDLDPDSLSDASKSDDGSVVEQCRKTPDSTQKMWNRSVKTTQEDQDSTPKFSTATLTRQHGKLSKSDCSPPSIDQPDDSVGENLVSIVRQESYTKERASSDIHLSRLPQISSQLSSKDAFKGISKQDTQSYLKDTEDVLASLEAKLLEQKQQQDNNGRSHIEDSFSGESDTSSTISGKNALVSVPKKPVVLRGLLRGSREPKTSGDPSCQSGIKNSNGKVDPSKRFQLRRNLSSQDFGQDLPNSTTRHWPDVVSDQESSSQPYKKYTVPLQKDGTSKSKLNNALARSNSLSAPKPTRASMLRRARLGEASDNEGTETDRTSQNSDANPSANIRGAQESKKLSRLDILALPRKRTGSFNTPSDTESSTSRTGFSNRSTESSSSVRKASVPDPKALLRKVSNAANRQPIIRGRSSSAKYASSTASSRRRQKGSDYASTSEDEYESNHSTPKHKRSHHSGSQQNPRTHPPGPVRAVPRSRDSEGEGHESDAFQNWTSHSAEIARLSQDLAKDLAILAQEIHDVAGDTEAQSAPTDEMGPAISTHEELRHQIPEASLNFPKECPAAEPSDESEPTADEVALNNVMLNPVSQLSLAIRENTEQLTEKIKALFHNKMDVLGEIEAKINEADDSPSLKTSNKEIASILKELRRVQKQLEVINAVIDPRGNPVPWPGPRPSRAASRDVRASQRGGRRTFRSSERDGSLV
- the cep170ba gene encoding centrosomal protein of 170 kDa protein B isoform X2, producing the protein MSVTSWFLVSSSGTRHRLPREMIFVGREDCELMLQTFVNDLRIPDQTYITLNLSDVIRFGYDAHIYILERSQHRVPEEALKHEKYTSQLQLGQETPETKKHVQTDEKRRNSDAFRVKSDKTERKIITDPSVSRPTPLYGQPSWWGEDDEDKAQRCDPSAQEPHTENHADGTKRELCASPDELHDGQGKSAYPYRKEPSYFEIPTKEIHSKGKAASQEVQEIPTKDTDHKKPPAASPVVQGHASFTIEFDEQTPGKMKIKDHVSKLSIRPHRNPRTPSKESIARLTEVMSVENKVADWLVQSDATMMKSLEEQSGSDELLNKTFKEAHHHEDPDFEEPDESQMINQQLEGEDYPTNYTPKSQGKSDPQQAFVIEFFDDTQRKKRSQSFSNNMSSPDFQSVLKSKLDKRKVGERSSPSGHNPPTQQFTIPLKGSDGPQRAGSFRREKSEVRLSTSDFSSRSSAKTFGSVGRRSKLSQDFAAELLRVSKTSSAPAWDPTWVKASPSNARSSVPQSFPAASHTVNQSNKSPSAPKEDDRTDKPLVPKQQEEEDSLSDAGTYTVEAESPDKEVVEARSLIDQVFGVGDNSQTSAAATVNPIIGVTEGHDSLLLSENSSGPKLGQYSTELSDTAKGPVQIQSMTKLTPGGTRWVSRWASLADTYSDSGPASGLFEIPTQVDLSAGAGERIIHQVMLNRSADSLETGQSGRSRRVLPQVPSKEKIETPPPAIHIQTETYLPGVEKSSQVQKQKWDPQKLSVQDDLDPDSLSDASKSDDGSVVEQCRKTPDSTQKMWNRSVKTTQEDQDSTPKFSTATLTRQHGKLSKSDCSPPSIDQPDDSVGENLVSIVRQESYTKERASSDIHLSRLPQISSQLSSKDAFKGISKQDTQSYLKDTEDVLASLEAKLLEQKQQQDNNGRSHIEDSFSGESDTSSTISGKNALVSVPKKPVVLRGLLRGSREPKTSGDPSCQSGIKNSNGKVDPSKRFQLRRNLSSQDFGQDLPNSTTRHWPDVVSDQESSSQPYKKYTVPLQKDGTSKSKLNNALARSNSLSAPKPTRASMLRRARLGEASDNEGTETDRTSQNSDANPSANIRGAQESKKLSRLDILALPRKRTGSFNTPSDTESSTSRTGFSNRSTESSSSVRKASVPDPKALLRKVSNAANRQPIIRGRSSSAKYASSTASSRRRQKGSDYASTSEDEYESNHSTPKHKRSHHSGSQQNPRTHPPGPVRAVPRSRDSEGEGHESDAFQNWTSHSAEIARLSQDLAKDLAILAQEIHDVAGDTEAQSAPTDEMGPAISTHEELRHQIPEASLNFPKECPAAEPSDESEPTADEVALNNVMLNPVSQLSLAIRENTEQLTEKIKALFHNKMDVLGEIEAKINEADDSPSLKTSNKEIASILKELRRVQKQLEVINAVIDPRGNPVPWPGPRPSRAASRDVRASQRGGRRTFRSSERDGSLV
- the cep170ba gene encoding centrosomal protein of 170 kDa protein B isoform X4, giving the protein MSVTSWFLVSSSGTRHRLPREMIFVGREDCELMLQSRSVDKQHAVINYDASTDEHLVKDLGSLNGTFVNDLRIPDQTYITLNLSDVIRFGYDAHIYILERSQHRVPEEALKHEKYTSQLQLGQETPETKKHVQTDEKRRNSDAFRVKSDKTERKIITDPSVSRPTPLYGQPSWWGEDDEDKAQRCDPSAQEPHTENHADGTKRELCASPDELHDGQGKSAYPYRKEPSYFEIPTKEIHSKGKAASQEVQEIPTKDTDHKKPPAASPVVQGHASFTIEFDEQTPGKMKIKDHVSKLSIRPHRNPRTPSKESIARLTEVMSVENKVADWLVQSDATMMKSLEEQSGSDELLNKTFKEAHHHEDPDFEEPDESQMINQQLEGEDYPTNYTPKSQGKSDPQQAFVIEFFDDTQRKKRSQSFSNNMSSPDFQSVLKSKLDKRKVGERSSPSGHNPPTQQFTIPLKGSDGPQRAGSFRREKSEVRLSTSDFSSRSSAKTFGSVGRRSKLSQDFAAELLRVSKTSSAPAWDPTWVKASPSNARSSVPQSFPAASHTVNQSNKSPSAPKEDDRTDKPLVPKQQEEEDSLSDAGTYTVEAESPDKEVVEARSLIDQIQSMTKLTPGGTRWVSRWASLADTYSDSGPASGLFEIPTQVDLSAGAGERIIHQVMLNRSADSLETGQSGRSRRVLPQVPSKEKIETPPPAIHIQTETYLPGVEKSSQVQKQKWDPQKLSVQDDLDPDSLSDASKSDDGSVVEQCRKTPDSTQKMWNRSVKTTQEDQDSTPKFSTATLTRQHGKLSKSDCSPPSIDQPDDSVGENLVSIVRQESYTKERASSDIHLSRLPQISSQLSSKDAFKGISKQDTQSYLKDTEDVLASLEAKLLEQKQQQDNNGRSHIEDSFSGESDTSSTISGKNALVSVPKKPVVLRGLLRGSREPKTSGDPSCQSGIKNSNGKVDPSKRFQLRRNLSSQDFGQDLPNSTTRHWPDVVSDQESSSQPYKKYTVPLQKDGTSKSKLNNALARSNSLSAPKPTRASMLRRARLGEASDNEGTETDRTSQNSDANPSANIRGAQESKKLSRLDILALPRKRTGSFNTPSDTESSTSRTGFSNRSTESSSSVRKASVPDPKALLRKVSNAANRQPIIRGRSSSAKYASSTASSRRRQKGSDYASTSEDEYESNHSTPKHKRSHHSGSQQNPRTHPPGPVRAVPRSRDSEGEGHESDAFQNWTSHSAEIARLSQDLAKDLAILAQEIHDVAGDTEAQSAPTDEMGPAISTHEELRHQIPEASLNFPKECPAAEPSDESEPTADEVALNNVMLNPVSQLSLAIRENTEQLTEKIKALFHNKMDVLGEIEAKINEADDSPSLKTSNKEIASILKELRRVQKQLEVINAVIDPRGNPVPWPGPRPSRAASRDVRASQRGGRRTFRSSERDGSLV
- the cep170ba gene encoding centrosomal protein of 170 kDa protein B isoform X5 → MSVTSWFLVSSSGTRHRLPREMIFVGREDCELMLQSRSVDKQHAVINYDASTDEHLVKDLGSLNGTFVNDLRIPDQTYITLNLSDVIRFGYDAHIYILERSQHRVPEEALKHEKYTSQLQLGQETPETKKHVQTDEKRRNSDAFRVKSDKTERKIITDPSVSRPTPLYGQPSWWGEDDEDKAQRCDPSAQEPHTENHADGTKRELCASPDELHDGQGKSAYPYRKEPSYFEIPTKEIHSKGKAASQEVQEIPTKDTDHKKPPAASPVVQGHASFTIEFDEQTPGKMKIKDHVSKLSIRPHRNPRTPSKESIARLTEVMSVENKVADWLVQSDATMMKSLEEQSGSDELLNKTFKEAHHHEDPDFEEPDESQMINQQLEGEDYPTNYTPKSQGKSDPQQAFVIEFFDDTQRKKRSQSFSNNMSSPDFQSVLKSKLDKRKVGERSSPSGHNPPTQQFTIPLKGSDGPQRAGSFRREKSEVRLSTSDFSSRSSAKTFGSVGRRSKLSQDFAAELLRVSKTSSAPAWDPTWVKASPSNARSSVPQSFPAASHTVNQSNKSPSAPKEDDRTDKPLVPKQQEEEDSLSDAGTYTVEAESPDKEVVEARSLIDQVFGVGDNSQTSAAATVNPIIGVTEGHDSLLLSENSSGPKLGQYSTELSDTAKGPVQIQSMTKLTPGGTRWVSRWASLADTYSDSGPASGLFEIPTQVDLSAGAGERIIHQVMLNRSADSLETGQSGRSRRVLPQVPSKEKIETPPPAIHIQTETYLPGVEKSSQVQKQKWDPQKLSVQDDLDPDSLSDASKSDDGSVVEQCRKTPDSTQKMWNRSVKTTQEDQDSTPKFSTATLTRQHGKLSKSDCSPPSIDQPDDSVGENLVSIVRQESYTKERASSDIHLSRLPQISSQLSSKDAFKGISKQDTQSYLKDTEDVLASLEAKLLEQKQQQDNNGRSHIEDSFSGESDTSSTISGKNALVSVPKKPVVLRGLLRGSREPKTSGDPSCQSGIKNSNGKVDPSKRFQLRRNLSSQDFGQDLPNSTTRHWPDVVSDQESSSQPYKKYTVPLQKDGTSKSKLNNALARSNSLSAPKPTRASMLRRARLGEASDNEGTETDRTSQNSDANPSANIRGAQESKKLSRLDILALPRKRTGSFNTPSDTESSTSRTGFSNRSTESSSSVRKASVPDPKALLRKVSNAANRQPIIRGRSSSAKYASSTASVPNAPHSQFPGPRLQEASEGFRLRLHLGGRVRV
- the cep170ba gene encoding centrosomal protein of 170 kDa protein B isoform X3, which encodes MSVTSWFLVSSSGTRHRLPREMIFVGREDCELMLQSRSVDKQHAVINYDASTDEHLVKDLGSLNGTFVNDLRIPDQTYITLNLSDVIRFGYDAHIYILERSQHRVPEEALKHEKYTSQLQLGQETPETKKHVQTDEKRRNSDAFRVKSDKTERKIITDPSVSRPTPLYGQPSWWGEDDEDKAQRCDPSAQEPHTENHADGTKRELCASPDELHDGQGKSAYPYRKEPSYFEIPTKEIHSKGKAASQEVQEIPTKDTDHKKPPAASPVVQGHASFTIEFDEQTPGKMKIKDHVSKLSIRPHRNPRTPSKESIARLTEVMSVENKVADWLVQSDATMMKSLEEQSGSDELLNKTFKEAHHHEDPDFEEPDESQMINQQLEGEDYPTNYTPKSQGKSDPQQAFVIEFFDDTQRKKRSQSFSNNMSSPDFQSVLKSKLDKRKVGERSSPSGHNPPTQQFTIPLKGSDGPQRAGSFRREKSEVRLSTSDFSSRSSAKTFGSVGRRSKLSQDFAAELLRVSKTSSAPAWDPTWVKASPSNARSSVPQSFPAASHTVNQSNKSPSAPKEDDRTDKPLVPKQQEEEDSLSDAGTYTVEAESPDKEVVEARSLIDQVFGVGDNSQTSAAATVNPIIGVTEGHDSLLLSENSSGPKLGQYSTELSDTAKGPVQIQSMTKLTPGGTRWVSRWASLADTYSDSGPASGLFEIPTQVDLSAGAGERIIHQVMLNRSADSLETGQSGRSRRVLPQVPSKEKIETPPPAIHIQTETYLPGVEKSSQVQKQKWDPQKLSVQDDLDPDSLSDASKSDDGSVVEQCRKTPDSTQKMWNRSVKTTQEDQDSTPKFSTATLTRQHGKLSKSDCSPPSIDQPDDSVGENLVSIVRQESYTKERASSDIHLSRLPQISSQLSSKDAFKGISKQDTQSYLKDTEDVLASLEAKLLEQKQQQDNNGRSHIEDSFSGESDTSSTISGKNALVSVPKKPVVLRGLLRGSREPKTSGDPSCQSGIKNSNGKVDPSKRFQLRRNLSSQDFGQDLPNSTTRHWPDVVSDQESSSQPYKKYTVPLQKDGTSKSKLNNALARSNSLSAPKPTRASMLRRARLGEASDNEGTETDRTSQNSDANPSANIRGAQESKKLSRLDILALPRKRTGSFNTPSDTESSTSRTGFSNRSTESSSSVRKASVPDPKALLRKVSNAANRQPIIRGRSSSAKYASSTARSQQNPRTHPPGPVRAVPRSRDSEGEGHESDAFQNWTSHSAEIARLSQDLAKDLAILAQEIHDVAGDTEAQSAPTDEMGPAISTHEELRHQIPEASLNFPKECPAAEPSDESEPTADEVALNNVMLNPVSQLSLAIRENTEQLTEKIKALFHNKMDVLGEIEAKINEADDSPSLKTSNKEIASILKELRRVQKQLEVINAVIDPRGNPVPWPGPRPSRAASRDVRASQRGGRRTFRSSERDGSLV